A single window of Pontibacillus chungwhensis DNA harbors:
- a CDS encoding alginate lyase family protein, producing MKKRFFYEEDDREEIITFCQTRWPEETKEVIQRSDLACNQTFIFTHRWDMERCETPVSFPDKVDWTYRFQGDFEWTVNLNRSRFMAELGQSYWLTGDEKYVTAYKALLDDWISQNPLSVDEIYESKIRAFNVKDTWRKLDSGIRITNWLKGYHCIKESAQWTTEDNHQFKEAVYLHGTYLSMAYTAHDAQSNWGFLETNGLFQIALLFPEFPEAKKWLNLASERLANMCQLQIFEDGMHNEQSPMYHHEVLHCLFEPLLLAKLNDVSLPSICEKSLEQLFQASLSIVKPSGHQPMISDSDHTDIRDLLGRGAVFFQRGDLKHQSYRQLDFESAWYYGGEGISAFQKLKSHPPSKASIHLPQSGYSIMRTGWSRDSHYCLFDGGHMDIIQAHGHDDFLHLEMSVFGEDMLVDTGRYTYMEGRERRYFKESIQHNTTIVDHTSISEYIDSWEWGRIARPTQSYWKSCEDFDYVQCGHDGYRTLADPVQVMRKVLFVKPYYWIVVDEFHSNKQHHFAQHFHLSEKLTIQTETEHSKAICKTENLSGLMIQSLTGANLTEEACWISRHYNEKQPSTKLVFEAIGSGTTRMITVFIPYKYSQPLNIFFKEIEVRNTFGEPFKKADVTALEIKVEEDTHYALISHSGPNSFQFGNEHMTGEVLLVKEEEVGKRKWIVKV from the coding sequence TTGAAAAAGAGGTTTTTTTATGAGGAGGACGATCGTGAGGAAATAATAACCTTCTGCCAAACAAGATGGCCAGAAGAAACGAAAGAGGTCATTCAACGTTCAGATCTTGCGTGTAATCAAACCTTTATCTTTACTCATCGATGGGATATGGAGCGATGCGAGACACCGGTTTCTTTTCCTGACAAGGTCGATTGGACTTATAGATTTCAAGGTGACTTCGAATGGACAGTTAACTTAAATCGAAGCCGCTTCATGGCTGAGTTAGGGCAGTCCTACTGGTTAACAGGCGATGAGAAATACGTAACGGCATATAAGGCGCTGTTGGATGATTGGATCTCACAAAACCCATTATCAGTAGATGAAATCTATGAAAGTAAAATACGTGCCTTCAATGTTAAGGATACGTGGCGTAAACTCGACAGCGGTATACGCATCACTAACTGGCTGAAAGGTTACCATTGTATTAAGGAATCGGCGCAGTGGACGACTGAAGATAATCATCAATTTAAAGAAGCGGTTTACCTGCATGGAACCTATTTAAGTATGGCATATACCGCACACGATGCTCAGAGTAACTGGGGTTTTTTAGAAACTAATGGGCTGTTTCAAATTGCTTTATTGTTTCCGGAGTTTCCTGAAGCAAAGAAGTGGCTCAACTTGGCTTCTGAACGATTAGCTAACATGTGTCAGTTGCAAATCTTTGAAGATGGTATGCACAATGAGCAAAGTCCTATGTATCACCATGAAGTTCTTCATTGTCTATTTGAACCCCTTTTGTTAGCTAAGTTGAATGATGTTTCTTTACCTTCTATCTGTGAAAAGTCGCTTGAACAACTATTTCAGGCATCTTTATCCATAGTTAAACCTTCAGGACATCAACCCATGATAAGTGATAGTGACCATACGGATATACGTGATCTGTTAGGTCGCGGAGCGGTATTCTTTCAGCGAGGTGACCTCAAGCATCAGTCTTACCGTCAACTAGATTTTGAGAGTGCTTGGTATTATGGGGGCGAAGGGATCTCAGCTTTCCAAAAACTCAAATCTCACCCTCCTTCGAAAGCTTCTATTCATTTACCGCAAAGTGGCTATTCGATCATGAGAACGGGATGGTCAAGGGATAGTCATTATTGTTTGTTCGATGGAGGGCATATGGATATCATACAAGCTCATGGTCATGATGATTTCTTGCATCTTGAAATGAGTGTGTTTGGTGAGGATATGCTGGTTGATACTGGGAGGTACACCTATATGGAGGGGCGGGAGAGAAGGTATTTTAAAGAATCAATCCAACATAATACAACCATCGTTGACCATACATCCATATCGGAATATATAGACTCATGGGAATGGGGCCGGATCGCTAGGCCTACCCAATCATATTGGAAGAGTTGTGAAGACTTTGACTACGTTCAATGCGGTCATGATGGGTATAGAACATTAGCAGATCCTGTCCAGGTTATGAGAAAGGTATTGTTTGTTAAACCTTATTATTGGATCGTTGTGGATGAATTTCATTCTAACAAGCAACATCATTTTGCTCAGCATTTTCATCTAAGCGAAAAATTAACGATTCAGACAGAAACGGAACACTCAAAAGCTATATGTAAAACCGAGAATTTATCCGGACTCATGATTCAATCACTTACGGGAGCTAATTTAACGGAAGAAGCTTGCTGGATCTCCCGTCACTATAATGAAAAACAACCGTCTACAAAACTAGTATTTGAAGCCATTGGTTCAGGCACAACACGTATGATCACCGTATTTATTCCATATAAATACTCTCAACCTCTTAATATATTTTTCAAAGAAATTGAAGTGCGAAATACGTTTGGAGAACCTTTTAAAAAGGCAGATGTCACAGCTTTAGAAATCAAAGTCGAAGAAGATACTCATTACGCCCTTATCTCCCATTCAGGCCCGAATAGCTTTCAGTTTGGAAATGAACATATGACAGGCGAGGTGCTTTTAGTAAAAGAAGAGGAAGTAGGTAAGAGGAAGTGGATTGTTAAAGTGTAA
- a CDS encoding CBM96 family carbohydrate-binding protein: MGNWVPRRLIVLLVHFVLFIIFLCVIPQSGYAQSTITITSHQNGDVIPIGVTRIIGSYTQVSDLDVIINGMGEYKAEMLPESTEKGEWFYDLDTTTLDGDIEIVVKGTSTMTRYSAWSEPLMLSVDNKKANLPTVSILTPQSDTTLTKNTKVTVDASGKNNIEAVSIRVNGEEWLPTKKQNGVYSYHLTLPSERDLTYSIEAKAVDSEGNTGVSRTVYPRTGNGRLVYTKVEKQDRAMWIWENASYNLIYNEGSRHVLEAFAKDTSTFNQDAITTLYLGVDRYYGIDMLEDERERVRDFVSWAHKQGFAVHALIAGGTKPPHFGAFEQYHNTAIREVETIINYNLASNQDEQFDGINIDIEPYIASEFKTEAPSLQIQYLDLLEKIMHIKQSADSSLFIGAAIPNWYDSSPYAENITWGPRLEKGKEETKWLSQHIQDLLDYISIMDYRDFAEGSNGMIEKARGEMEYAESIHKPYSVVIGAETKDIADGGDPELITFREEGRTYMEEELTKVSEAMNGYSSYGGIALHHYDTIRELPSEWSEYGVLWKAPPDTEAPSEVERQPNATAESYQSIVIDYGRAYDNSEIEHYRVYRGKTRDFTPGDNFIAGTSRGLSFVDKGLLSDTTYYYKVAAVDVNGNQGPISSVTSATTSTTSLKPLAIKEASISYSDGKGHMNLTVIDSSTADPIVATISGRYEYMSGKVVSGKTDEEGTITFSSEMLPSENGKIGFKINAITADGYYWASSLDSPTQLVTTWSYDIFIPKQDTYIRSDSYGDNNYGNERLLEVKGVEESILNYNRQSLIQFKEEKAFLSDANSLILKFYVDRDVGDSQVSSVPISIYGAVNQEWNEEDLTWNTRPDADQFEYLGGVLVSGKGWYQFDLTEWGQGFADVDSATFRLSDDQRSDRLVPIHSKENTYAPSLEFHR, from the coding sequence ATGGGAAATTGGGTGCCGCGAAGACTGATTGTATTGCTCGTCCATTTTGTCCTTTTTATAATCTTCTTATGTGTTATTCCTCAAAGTGGGTATGCTCAATCTACAATTACGATTACTTCACACCAAAATGGCGATGTTATTCCTATAGGGGTAACGAGGATTATAGGGTCTTATACACAAGTCTCAGACCTCGATGTAATCATTAATGGTATGGGGGAATACAAGGCCGAAATGTTGCCTGAGTCAACTGAAAAAGGTGAATGGTTCTATGATCTTGATACAACTACTCTTGATGGGGATATCGAAATCGTTGTAAAAGGAACCAGTACGATGACGAGATATTCAGCATGGTCGGAGCCGCTTATGCTTTCAGTTGATAATAAAAAGGCTAACCTACCTACAGTATCGATCTTAACTCCTCAATCGGATACTACTCTAACCAAGAACACAAAAGTAACAGTTGATGCTTCAGGAAAAAATAATATAGAAGCCGTTTCAATCAGAGTGAATGGAGAAGAATGGCTCCCGACCAAAAAGCAAAATGGCGTTTATTCTTATCATCTAACCCTTCCTTCTGAAAGAGATCTTACGTACAGCATAGAAGCAAAAGCAGTGGATTCAGAGGGGAATACTGGAGTGAGTCGTACGGTATATCCGAGAACCGGGAATGGGCGATTGGTTTACACTAAAGTCGAGAAGCAAGATCGAGCCATGTGGATCTGGGAAAATGCTTCGTACAACTTAATTTACAACGAAGGATCACGCCACGTATTGGAAGCCTTCGCTAAAGATACTTCTACTTTTAACCAGGATGCTATAACAACTCTCTATTTAGGAGTAGATCGCTATTATGGGATCGATATGCTTGAGGATGAACGAGAGCGGGTTCGTGACTTTGTCTCTTGGGCCCATAAACAAGGATTTGCCGTTCATGCGCTTATAGCAGGTGGAACCAAACCACCTCATTTCGGAGCTTTTGAACAGTATCACAATACAGCCATAAGAGAGGTAGAAACCATTATTAACTATAACCTTGCATCTAATCAGGATGAACAATTTGATGGGATCAATATAGATATCGAACCTTATATTGCCTCAGAGTTTAAAACAGAAGCTCCGTCATTACAGATTCAATATTTAGATCTATTAGAAAAAATAATGCACATAAAGCAATCTGCTGATTCTAGTCTATTTATTGGGGCAGCTATACCAAACTGGTATGATTCTTCGCCCTATGCTGAGAATATTACCTGGGGTCCTCGTTTGGAAAAAGGAAAGGAAGAGACCAAATGGTTATCACAGCATATTCAAGATTTGCTCGATTATATATCCATTATGGATTATCGTGATTTTGCAGAAGGGTCAAATGGAATGATTGAGAAGGCACGTGGTGAAATGGAGTATGCGGAGTCGATTCATAAGCCTTATTCCGTTGTCATTGGTGCTGAGACGAAAGATATTGCAGATGGAGGGGACCCAGAACTTATAACATTTAGAGAAGAAGGACGCACCTATATGGAGGAAGAACTTACGAAAGTATCAGAGGCTATGAATGGCTATTCTTCTTATGGTGGAATCGCCCTACATCATTATGACACCATAAGGGAATTACCTTCAGAATGGAGTGAATATGGAGTATTATGGAAGGCTCCACCAGATACAGAAGCTCCTTCAGAAGTCGAACGACAGCCGAATGCTACTGCTGAGAGCTATCAATCCATCGTGATAGATTATGGAAGAGCCTATGATAACTCAGAGATTGAACATTATAGGGTTTACCGTGGTAAAACCCGGGATTTTACACCAGGGGATAACTTCATAGCCGGGACTAGCAGAGGTCTTTCCTTTGTCGATAAAGGCTTACTCTCAGATACAACGTATTATTACAAAGTAGCAGCGGTTGATGTAAATGGAAATCAAGGCCCTATATCTTCTGTGACCTCTGCTACCACGTCTACAACTTCACTAAAGCCATTAGCAATCAAGGAAGCCTCCATCTCGTATTCAGATGGGAAAGGGCACATGAATCTAACTGTAATCGATTCAAGCACTGCTGATCCTATTGTAGCGACTATCAGCGGAAGGTATGAATATATGAGCGGTAAAGTGGTAAGCGGAAAGACTGATGAAGAGGGTACTATTACGTTTTCGTCAGAAATGTTGCCGAGCGAGAATGGCAAGATCGGATTTAAAATCAATGCGATTACCGCTGACGGTTATTATTGGGCTTCCTCTTTGGATTCTCCGACACAATTAGTAACAACTTGGTCTTATGATATATTCATCCCTAAACAAGATACCTATATTCGAAGTGATTCTTACGGGGATAATAACTATGGGAATGAACGTCTTTTAGAAGTAAAAGGGGTGGAAGAATCCATTCTGAATTACAATCGTCAATCTCTCATTCAGTTTAAAGAGGAAAAAGCCTTTCTTTCAGATGCTAATAGTTTAATTCTGAAATTTTATGTGGATCGTGATGTTGGGGATTCTCAGGTTTCTTCTGTTCCGATTTCGATTTATGGTGCTGTTAATCAAGAGTGGAACGAAGAAGATTTGACGTGGAATACAC